AACAGATCGAGGCTGCTAAGGAGAAGAAAGGGAAGTAAGAAAGGCGTTTCTGAGATGAGACCGCATATCCTCGTGACGAGAGATCTGCCGGGTCCTGCTCTCCGGCTCCTTGCCGAAAGCTGTGAGGTGGACCTGAACCGGGAGGAAAGAACGCTTCGAAAGGAAGAGATTGTTGCGATGATTCCGGGAAAAGCCGGCCTGCTCTGCACTCTCTCCGATAGAGTGGACAGGGAGGTGATCAATGCCGGCAAAGAGCTGAAGATCATCGCCAACTATGCCGTTGGAATCAACAACATCGATGTCAGCTATGCAAAGCAGAACAGAATCTTCGTGACGAATACACCCGATGTACTGACCGATGCTACGGCAGACATCGCCTGGGCGCTTATCCTCACACTTACGAGAAGGATCATTCCGGCAGACCGGTTTACCAGGGAGGGGAAATTCCGCGGATGGGCCCCGGGACTCTTTCTCGGCAAATCCATCCAGAAAAAAGTCCTTGGGATCATCGGGATGGGAAGGATCGGAAAGGCTGTGGCCCGGAGGGGAGTGGCATTTGGGATGAAAGTGGTTTACAGTGATCCAAACAGGCTCGGCGGCGAAGAAGAAAAAAATCTTAGTATTCAATACCTTCCGTTCCAACAGCTCCTTCGCGCTGCCGACGTGCTGACCCTCCATCTTCCTCTCACTGAAGAGAGTCGCGGACTGGTTGGAGAGAAAGAGCTTGCGAGCATGAAGAAAGGTGTCTTTCTCATCAATACGGCTCGGGGAGAGATCGTCAATGAGAAAGCCCTTGTGAGATTCCTCAAGAGTGGACATCTTGCCGGAGCCGGTCTCGATGTCTATGAGAGGGAACCGGCTATGGAAGAAGAGCTCAAGATGATGGAGAACGTCGTTCTTCTTCCCCACATAGGTAGCGCGACCGTTGAAGTCCGCGAAAAGATGGCAATGGTAGCAGCACAGAACATTCTTGCCGCTCTGAGAGGCGAGAAACCCCCCAACTGTGTCTTCTGATGAAGATTGCTTTTATCTTCGATGAGTTTTATATTTTTTTAAGGGCAAGAGCGAC
The sequence above is a segment of the Acidobacteriota bacterium genome. Coding sequences within it:
- a CDS encoding D-glycerate dehydrogenase; translation: MRPHILVTRDLPGPALRLLAESCEVDLNREERTLRKEEIVAMIPGKAGLLCTLSDRVDREVINAGKELKIIANYAVGINNIDVSYAKQNRIFVTNTPDVLTDATADIAWALILTLTRRIIPADRFTREGKFRGWAPGLFLGKSIQKKVLGIIGMGRIGKAVARRGVAFGMKVVYSDPNRLGGEEEKNLSIQYLPFQQLLRAADVLTLHLPLTEESRGLVGEKELASMKKGVFLINTARGEIVNEKALVRFLKSGHLAGAGLDVYEREPAMEEELKMMENVVLLPHIGSATVEVREKMAMVAAQNILAALRGEKPPNCVF